A genomic segment from Mycobacteriales bacterium encodes:
- a CDS encoding LLM class F420-dependent oxidoreductase, which yields MRIGLMVGPDPGRYREAVAKIESDAIAAEQAGFASAWVAQPPDDFDALTAVTLMGRVTTRIELGTAVLPIQTRHPIAMAHQALSTQAVCEGRLTLGIGPSHHWVIEDMLGLSYDKPARLVRSYLEVLDVAFAGPGPVDVENEHFRVHNPLAVSDITPTPILLAALAPVMLKIAGERTDGTILWMADDRTIGDHIAPTITTAAEQAGRPAPRIVAGVPVTLCRTDEVEGAREWARRAMSHSEYSPNYERLLEHGDAKDAGEFLVAGDEGAIRKRLEQYRDAGVTDFSVRLLPYGKTREARIESRDRTTAFLASLCPEL from the coding sequence GTGCGCATCGGTCTGATGGTCGGTCCAGATCCGGGGCGATACCGCGAGGCCGTCGCAAAGATCGAGTCGGATGCGATTGCCGCCGAGCAGGCCGGGTTCGCGTCTGCGTGGGTGGCCCAGCCGCCCGATGACTTCGACGCGCTGACCGCGGTGACGCTGATGGGCAGGGTCACCACCCGGATCGAGCTCGGGACGGCGGTGCTGCCGATCCAGACCCGCCACCCGATTGCGATGGCACACCAGGCGCTGTCTACCCAGGCGGTCTGTGAAGGCCGGCTCACGTTGGGTATCGGGCCCTCACATCACTGGGTCATCGAGGACATGCTCGGGCTGTCCTACGACAAGCCCGCCCGGCTCGTCCGTAGTTATCTCGAGGTGCTCGACGTCGCCTTTGCCGGTCCCGGACCGGTCGACGTGGAGAACGAGCACTTCAGGGTGCACAACCCGTTGGCGGTCAGCGACATCACGCCGACCCCGATCCTGCTCGCCGCCCTTGCGCCGGTGATGCTGAAGATCGCCGGTGAGCGCACCGACGGCACGATCCTGTGGATGGCCGACGACCGCACCATCGGCGATCACATCGCGCCGACCATCACCACAGCGGCGGAGCAGGCCGGCCGGCCGGCGCCGCGGATCGTCGCCGGCGTGCCGGTCACCCTGTGCCGGACCGACGAGGTCGAGGGCGCTCGCGAATGGGCGCGGCGTGCGATGAGCCACTCCGAGTACTCGCCCAACTACGAGCGCTTGCTCGAGCACGGCGATGCGAAGGACGCGGGTGAGTTCCTCGTCGCGGGCGACGAAGGCGCGATCCGCAAGCGGCTCGAGCAGTACCGGGACGCCGGGGTCACCGACTTCTCGGTGCGGCTGCTGCCGTACGGCAAGACCCGAGAGGCCCGCATCGAGTCGCGCGACCGGACGACGGCGTTCCTCGCGTCGCTGTGCCCCGAGCTCTGA
- a CDS encoding carboxymuconolactone decarboxylase family protein, producing MPRLEPVPKDQWGEAEAAAVRAAMPAAAAERFLSAEPDAPRLANGISSMLHHPQLAAAFLNFNGQLLWEPVLDPRLRELAVLRVAWHTRAPYEWVQHVKLSQRYGVTEREVEAIVDGTDPGWSSLEADVLEATELLLTTHRVDDATWQRLTEALDARAVIELLFVVGTYSCLAMVFNGLGVELDPDLDPTAQPMPTAQGWPSSAP from the coding sequence ATGCCCCGGCTCGAGCCGGTCCCCAAGGACCAGTGGGGCGAGGCCGAGGCCGCCGCGGTGCGCGCCGCGATGCCGGCGGCCGCGGCGGAACGCTTCCTGTCAGCCGAACCCGACGCGCCGCGGCTGGCCAACGGGATCAGCAGCATGCTGCACCATCCGCAGCTCGCGGCGGCCTTCCTCAACTTCAACGGTCAGCTGCTCTGGGAGCCGGTCCTCGACCCGCGGCTTCGCGAGCTCGCCGTGCTCCGGGTGGCGTGGCACACCCGAGCCCCTTATGAGTGGGTCCAGCACGTGAAGCTCTCGCAGCGCTACGGCGTGACCGAGCGGGAGGTCGAGGCCATCGTCGACGGGACCGACCCCGGATGGTCGAGCCTCGAAGCCGACGTCCTGGAGGCGACCGAGCTGCTGCTGACCACTCATCGGGTCGACGATGCGACCTGGCAACGGCTGACTGAGGCGCTGGACGCGAGAGCCGTGATCGAGCTGCTGTTCGTCGTCGGGACCTACTCCTGCCTCGCCATGGTGTTCAACGGACTCGGCGTGGAGCTGGACCCGGACCTGGACCCGACGGCACAGCCGATGCCTACGGCGCAAGGATGGCCGTCATCAGCACCGTGA
- a CDS encoding SDR family NAD(P)-dependent oxidoreductase, producing the protein MSRVAVVTGGASGMGLEISRQLAARGDRVAVVDLSGEAAQAAAAAIVADGGRAIGLAADVADRAAVDAAYQSVRDQLGPIEILVTSAGLDEFCSFTDISAAQWERMIAVNLTGTFHCLQAAVPDMLAGQWGRIVTISSSSAQSGAKRMAHYVASKGGVIGITKALAVELAPEGITVNTIPPGFIDTPMVRRAEDKGDLPDVNLIAKQTPVRRAGTPQDIAAAAVFLCSEEAGYITGQALNVNGGWYL; encoded by the coding sequence TTGAGCAGGGTTGCGGTGGTTACGGGCGGCGCGTCCGGCATGGGCTTGGAGATCTCCCGGCAGCTGGCCGCGCGTGGGGACCGGGTGGCGGTCGTCGACCTCTCGGGCGAGGCGGCGCAAGCCGCAGCCGCCGCGATCGTGGCCGACGGCGGCCGAGCGATCGGGCTTGCCGCCGACGTCGCCGACCGGGCCGCGGTCGACGCGGCCTACCAGTCGGTCCGCGACCAGCTCGGCCCCATCGAGATCCTCGTGACGAGCGCGGGCCTGGACGAGTTCTGCTCGTTCACCGACATCAGCGCCGCGCAGTGGGAGCGCATGATCGCGGTCAACCTCACCGGCACGTTTCACTGCCTCCAGGCGGCGGTCCCGGACATGCTCGCCGGTCAGTGGGGCCGCATCGTGACGATCTCCTCGTCGAGCGCGCAGAGCGGGGCGAAACGGATGGCCCACTACGTCGCCTCGAAGGGTGGGGTCATCGGCATCACGAAGGCCCTGGCGGTCGAGCTCGCCCCTGAAGGCATCACCGTCAACACGATCCCGCCCGGCTTCATCGACACCCCGATGGTGCGCCGCGCCGAGGACAAGGGCGACCTGCCCGACGTGAACCTGATTGCGAAGCAGACGCCGGTACGCCGCGCCGGCACGCCGCAGGACATCGCCGCGGCAGCGGTCTTCCTGTGCTCCGAGGAGGCCGGCTACATCACCGGCCAAGCCCTCAACGTCAACGGCGGCTGGTACCTCTGA
- a CDS encoding VOC family protein, with translation MHLDHVVVFVADASRSLAFYRDGLGLQTVLDREFDGPWPEMFGGVSSRRLHAMILGDPEHPDRGQVELLTLADPVAPGPGPAPIATGTVMLSFMVDLAAVLPRLEAAGGTDVRHATLRNGVKVVTVRDPDGVVVELLNVPAP, from the coding sequence ATGCATCTCGACCACGTCGTCGTCTTCGTCGCGGACGCCTCGCGGAGCCTGGCGTTCTACCGCGACGGGCTCGGCCTGCAGACGGTCCTCGACCGGGAGTTCGACGGCCCGTGGCCGGAGATGTTCGGCGGCGTCAGCTCGCGGCGTCTGCACGCGATGATCCTCGGTGATCCCGAGCACCCGGACCGCGGCCAGGTCGAGCTGCTGACTCTCGCCGACCCGGTCGCGCCGGGGCCCGGGCCTGCGCCGATCGCGACCGGCACCGTCATGCTCTCCTTCATGGTCGACCTCGCAGCTGTCCTGCCACGGCTGGAAGCCGCCGGCGGGACCGACGTACGACATGCGACGTTGCGCAACGGCGTCAAGGTCGTCACTGTGCGCGACCCGGACGGTGTCGTAGTGGAGCTGCTGAACGTCCCGGCGCCGTGA
- a CDS encoding LLM class flavin-dependent oxidoreductase has translation MAVISTVTFGIYVPQLAMSPDDLVERALDCERLGFHALWLFDHLYGPGFPDADAYEAWTLASVLLAKTTTLRVGHLVSCNNFRHPAVLAKMATSLDVLSGGRVEFGIGSGSYEAEHHQAGLAWGTTAERSERLGEALEIITRMFASPRTSFAGKHYTVDDLPNLPAAVQQPRPPIHIGGAGPKLTLPLVARYADVWNVPTYALDKLDELSAVLDAECERIGRDPAEITRSVEAVLVTAAADGLDAAIEVGRRRFGGPGFGLDDGGFIGTPDAIVDRVGQLVDRGFSSFVFMTHDRASTDTLQLVAGEVVGHFRS, from the coding sequence ATGGCCGTCATCAGCACCGTGACGTTCGGGATCTACGTCCCCCAGCTGGCGATGAGCCCCGACGACTTGGTTGAGCGAGCCCTGGACTGCGAGCGGCTCGGCTTCCACGCGCTGTGGCTGTTCGACCATCTCTACGGGCCAGGCTTCCCGGATGCCGATGCCTACGAGGCCTGGACCCTCGCCAGCGTGCTGCTCGCCAAGACGACGACACTGCGGGTCGGGCATCTGGTCAGCTGCAACAACTTCCGCCACCCCGCTGTGCTCGCCAAGATGGCGACCAGCCTCGACGTGCTCTCGGGGGGACGGGTCGAGTTCGGGATCGGCAGCGGCTCGTACGAAGCAGAGCATCACCAGGCGGGCCTGGCCTGGGGTACGACCGCGGAGCGCTCGGAACGGCTCGGCGAGGCGCTGGAGATCATCACCCGGATGTTCGCCTCGCCGCGCACCTCGTTCGCCGGCAAGCACTACACCGTCGACGACCTGCCGAACCTGCCCGCTGCGGTCCAGCAGCCGCGGCCACCGATCCACATCGGCGGTGCCGGACCGAAGCTGACGCTGCCCCTGGTCGCCCGCTACGCCGACGTGTGGAACGTCCCGACGTACGCCCTCGACAAGCTCGACGAGCTCAGCGCCGTCCTCGACGCCGAGTGCGAGCGGATCGGCCGGGATCCCGCCGAGATCACGCGATCGGTCGAGGCGGTCCTGGTCACCGCCGCCGCCGACGGCCTGGACGCCGCGATCGAGGTCGGGCGACGCCGCTTCGGCGGCCCCGGGTTCGGACTCGACGACGGCGGGTTCATCGGCACACCGGACGCGATCGTCGATCGCGTCGGTCAGCTCGTCGACCGGGGGTTCTCGTCGTTCGTGTTCATGACCCACGACCGCGCCAGCACCGACACCCTCCAGCTCGTGGCCGGCGAGGTGGTCGGCCACTTCCGGAGCTAG